A stretch of DNA from Longimicrobiaceae bacterium:
GGCGACCACGCTACCCCTCCTCTCCCGGGTCCTCGTCGCCGCCGTCCAGCGGCGTCGCGATGAGGGAGGCGACGGCGTGGTTGGTCACCGCCTCGACCTCCAGCTCCACCCCGTCCACCACGACGCGCTCCCCGGGCTCGGGGAGGTGGCCCAGCTCCTCCACCACGCGGCCGCCCACGGTGTCGGCCTCGCCCTCGAGCGAGATCCCGATCCACGGCTCCGCCTCGTCCAGGCGGAGGAAGCCGGGGAGCCGCACCCGGCCGTCGGGGAGGCGCTCGGGACGGGCCTCCGCAGTCTTGAACTCGTCCGCCACGTCGCCCATCACCTCGGTGAGCACGTCCTCCAGCGTCACCAGCCCGGCCACCCCGCCGAACTCGTCCGCCACCACGGCCTGGTGGCTGCGCCGCTCGCGCATGAGCGTCAGCAGCCGGTCGGCGGTGACGCTCTCGTGTACGATCAGGATGGGACGGAGCAGCTCCTCCAGCGTGGTGGGGCGCCCCTCCAGGTACCGCGTGAACAGGTCGCGCGTGTGCACCATCCCCACCACGTGGTCGATGGTGCCGCGGTAGACGGGGAGGCGCGTGTAGGGGCTCTCGGAAACGGCCCGCACCACCTCCGGCATGGGCGTGCCGATCTCGATGGCGGAGATCTGGGGGCGGGGGACCATCAGGTGCCGCGCGGGGCGGATCCCGAGCTGCAGGGCGCGCCTCAGCCGGCGGTGCTCGTCCGGCTCCAGGAGTCCGCCGTCGCGGCTCTCCGCGATCAGCAGGTCGATCTCCTCCGGGGAGTGGATGTGGTGGTGCCCCACGTTCGGCGCGCCGAAGAGGCGCAGGATCAGCGCCCCGCTCCCGTTCAGGACGCGGATGGAGCCGGAGAAGATGGCGAGCGACCACGCCATGGGGAGCGAGGTCGCCAGCGCGGTGCGGGTGGGAAACTGCAGCGCCACCGACTTGGGGATCAGCTCGCCCAGCACCATCGCCAGCGTGGTGAGCCCCACCAGCACCACCACGGTGGAGGTCGACCGGGCCGCCACCGGGCTCAACCCGGCCAGCTCCTGAAGCACGGGGCGGAGCTGGACGGCGATGGTGGCCTGGGCGTACGCGCCGACGATCAGGCTCGTGAGGGTGATCCCCACCTGGCAGGCGGCGATGTAGTTGTCCAGCCGGCGCGGGTCCTCCAGCACCGGGAGGAGGCGCAGCGCCTGGGCGTCGCCCTGCTCGGCGCGCTGGCGGATCCGGCTGCGGCGCACGCTCACGGCCGCGAACTCCGCGGCGACGTACAGCCCGGTCAGCGCGATCAGCACCGCGATGACCACCCAGGGGATCACGCCCACCGCTCACCTCCCGTCGTGCCGGGCGCTGCGCCCGGCTCGCGTTCCGGAACGTCGTCGGATTCCGCCAATCGACCCGTCCTGTCTCGGTTCACGTCCCCGCCGGATGCAGGGAGCACGCCACGGCGGTGTACGGAGACGCTACACGGTCGGCCGGGGAGCCGCAAGCGAGAGGGAGGAATGTAGAATGAAGAATGGAGAATGTAGAAAGGGGGCGGGGGTGTGGGGCGGTTCGTCAGGCGACGCGGTGGCGGACCAGGTCCAGCAGCGCCTCGCGGTCGTTGAGGGAGGGGTCGTCGGTGACGCGCTCCAGGAGGTCGCGCAGGACCTCGCCGTAGAG
This window harbors:
- a CDS encoding hemolysin family protein, with translation MGVIPWVVIAVLIALTGLYVAAEFAAVSVRRSRIRQRAEQGDAQALRLLPVLEDPRRLDNYIAACQVGITLTSLIVGAYAQATIAVQLRPVLQELAGLSPVAARSTSTVVVLVGLTTLAMVLGELIPKSVALQFPTRTALATSLPMAWSLAIFSGSIRVLNGSGALILRLFGAPNVGHHHIHSPEEIDLLIAESRDGGLLEPDEHRRLRRALQLGIRPARHLMVPRPQISAIEIGTPMPEVVRAVSESPYTRLPVYRGTIDHVVGMVHTRDLFTRYLEGRPTTLEELLRPILIVHESVTADRLLTLMRERRSHQAVVADEFGGVAGLVTLEDVLTEVMGDVADEFKTAEARPERLPDGRVRLPGFLRLDEAEPWIGISLEGEADTVGGRVVEELGHLPEPGERVVVDGVELEVEAVTNHAVASLIATPLDGGDEDPGEEG